The Arachis hypogaea cultivar Tifrunner chromosome 16, arahy.Tifrunner.gnm2.J5K5, whole genome shotgun sequence genome contains a region encoding:
- the LOC112755202 gene encoding CASP-like protein 4B4, with protein sequence MSNFEENNSAPKIHVEAPPITDPANSGNHQTPPPAASSNDGVVAGILRRWKREELVKKGALPLRVAALIFSLISFLVMAFNKHGDWRDFDKYDEYRYLLAIAILSSLYNGGILFLKVKGKQLLQPRMAAIIYFAGDQITAYLLLSSASSAIPITNRMRENSDNIFTDSSSTAICMSIFAFICFAVSALISGFKLSTQPYI encoded by the exons ATGTCAAATTTTGAAGAAAACAATTCAGCACCGAAGATACATGTTGAGGCTCCGCCAATTACTGATCCAGCAAACAGCGGGAACCACCAGACTCCGCCACCGGCGGCCTCCTCAAACGACGGAGTGGTTGCCGGAATCCTGAGACGGTGGAAGAGGGAAGAATTGGTGAAGAAAGGGGCGTTGCCACTAAGAGTTGCCGCTCTGATTTTTTCTCTGATTTCGTTTCTTGTAATGGCGTTCAACAAGCATGGTGATTGGAGAGACTTTGATAAATATGATGAGTATAG ATATTTGCTGGCTATTGCAATTTTGTCAAGTCTTTATAATGGAGGCATATTGTTTCTCAAAGTAAAAGGAAAACAATTGCTTCAGCCCAGAATGGCTGCTATCATTTACTTTGCAGGAGACCAG ATCACGGCATATCTGTTGTTATCATCagcatcttcagcaattccaataACAAACAGAATGAGAGAAAACTCAGACAATATATTCACTGATTCTTCAAGTACAGCCATTTGCATGTCCATTTTTGCATTCATTTGTTTTGCAGTGTCAGCACTCATCTCTGGCTTCAAACTATCAACTCAACCTTATATATGA